From Pseudanabaena sp. PCC 6802, one genomic window encodes:
- a CDS encoding phytanoyl-CoA dioxygenase family protein, with amino-acid sequence MENIIKTALARYVRLIKQGITDYRWLLFYIQRIDYNPERRRFISSIIANLLPKTIGHQLSPEAQKLNKTLDEDGVVVLNNFVDKTQVEEMRAYLATKLCLDPQRPEMGRFSSPDLAPKVTFHAYYTNEDAASLPHLWELANDPTILSIIEERFGAKPTISFLAVWWKLNDFDPEANANLRSFAKPEEFHRDVDDWSEIKLFIYLNDVDESTGPHGFIKSSHKWFLPPRSRALDLDCSNFPMKDNLAKITGEAGMAWLENSYVLHRGMVVTARPRLIISVVYTLFPGPHSPKTPILTCPDRNRFDPYINRVYLRDSNPQ; translated from the coding sequence ATGGAAAATATTATAAAGACCGCTCTTGCCAGATACGTTCGATTAATCAAACAGGGAATTACGGATTACAGATGGCTTTTGTTCTATATCCAGAGGATAGATTACAATCCCGAGCGTCGCAGGTTTATATCGTCAATAATAGCAAACCTTCTGCCCAAAACTATCGGCCATCAACTTTCTCCAGAAGCGCAAAAATTAAATAAAACCCTGGATGAAGATGGGGTAGTCGTACTGAATAATTTTGTAGACAAGACTCAAGTTGAAGAAATGAGAGCATATCTTGCGACGAAACTGTGCTTGGATCCTCAACGTCCTGAGATGGGAAGATTTAGTTCGCCAGATCTTGCGCCAAAAGTTACTTTTCATGCCTACTACACCAATGAAGACGCAGCTAGTCTTCCGCATTTATGGGAGTTGGCTAACGATCCCACAATTTTAAGCATAATCGAGGAGAGATTTGGCGCAAAGCCGACAATTTCTTTCCTCGCAGTTTGGTGGAAGCTTAATGATTTCGATCCAGAGGCAAACGCGAACCTCAGATCTTTTGCCAAGCCGGAAGAATTTCATAGAGATGTGGATGATTGGTCGGAAATCAAACTATTCATTTACTTAAATGATGTAGATGAGAGCACTGGCCCTCATGGGTTTATCAAGTCATCTCATAAGTGGTTTTTACCTCCTAGATCGAGAGCTTTAGACCTCGATTGTTCTAACTTTCCTATGAAAGATAATTTAGCAAAGATTACTGGTGAAGCTGGTATGGCATGGCTGGAGAATAGTTATGTACTGCACCGAGGTATGGTCGTAACAGCAAGACCTCGGCTAATTATCTCTGTAGTCTACACTTTATTCCCAGGACCGCATAGTCCTAAAACTCCCATTTTAACTTGTCCAGACCGAAATCGTTTCGATCCCTATATCAACAGGGTCTATTTGAGAGATAGCAATCCGCAATAA
- a CDS encoding glycosyltransferase → MTDAIESYTVFTRKYAFQKHKNLHLWFPNIFEFKGGIQVYSAFLLEALQNLYPQVTYDIFLKHDSGCPPNLAAIANSKFHFSGTWPSALRTVAFATHISGHALWQRPCLIISSHVNFTVAAYLLKRLIGIRYWTVVHGVDAWNITNPHLKMALQHADRILAVSNYTRDRLLQEQHLDPARISLLPNTFDPERFQIAAKPTYLLKRYRLKPEQPVILTVARLEGLERQKGYDQILQALPEIRHQIPDVRYILAGKGRDRSRLEQAIARLNLQDCVTLAGFIPDCELGDHYNLCDVFAMPSQAEGFGIVYLEALACGKPVLGGNRDGALDALCEGELGVLVDPLDVGAIAQTLIQILQGEYSNSQIYQPELLRQKVIAKFGFDRFQQTLASYLAPYLSST, encoded by the coding sequence ATGACTGATGCAATTGAGAGCTATACAGTTTTTACGCGAAAGTACGCATTTCAAAAGCACAAAAATCTACACCTATGGTTTCCTAATATTTTTGAGTTTAAGGGTGGGATTCAAGTCTATTCAGCATTTTTGCTGGAAGCATTACAAAACTTATATCCTCAGGTCACCTATGATATATTTTTAAAACACGATTCTGGTTGCCCGCCAAACCTTGCGGCGATCGCTAACTCTAAATTTCATTTTTCTGGAACTTGGCCGAGCGCTCTCAGAACAGTTGCCTTTGCTACTCACATTTCAGGCCATGCACTTTGGCAACGCCCTTGTTTAATTATTTCATCTCATGTGAATTTCACTGTAGCTGCCTACTTGCTGAAACGTCTAATTGGCATCCGCTACTGGACTGTAGTTCACGGTGTAGATGCTTGGAATATTACCAACCCTCACTTGAAAATGGCGCTCCAGCACGCCGATCGCATCCTGGCCGTAAGTAATTACACGCGCGATCGCCTGTTGCAAGAACAGCATCTCGATCCAGCGCGAATTTCGCTTTTGCCCAATACATTCGATCCCGAGCGCTTCCAAATTGCTGCCAAGCCAACTTATCTGTTAAAGCGATATAGGCTGAAACCCGAACAGCCCGTTATTTTAACCGTGGCGCGATTAGAAGGTCTGGAAAGACAGAAAGGCTACGACCAGATCTTGCAAGCCCTGCCTGAAATTAGACATCAGATACCAGATGTTCGCTATATTCTAGCTGGGAAAGGTCGCGATCGCTCTCGGCTCGAACAGGCAATTGCTCGATTAAATCTGCAAGATTGCGTTACCTTAGCGGGCTTTATCCCCGATTGCGAACTTGGCGATCACTACAATCTCTGCGATGTGTTTGCTATGCCCAGTCAGGCGGAGGGTTTCGGTATAGTCTACTTGGAAGCATTGGCTTGCGGCAAACCAGTTTTGGGTGGGAATCGAGATGGAGCACTTGATGCGCTGTGCGAAGGCGAACTAGGCGTTTTAGTCGATCCTCTAGATGTGGGCGCGATCGCGCAAACTTTAATTCAAATATTACAAGGTGAATACTCCAACTCCCAGATCTATCAACCTGAATTATTGCGACAGAAAGTAATTGCAAAATTCGGATTCGATCGTTTTCAACAAACTCTGGCTAGCTACTTAGCCCCCTATCTCAGTTCTACTTAA